From the Ruania alkalisoli genome, one window contains:
- a CDS encoding acyltransferase: MSETRTGIETNPFDRDHYDYSSWFFWVEASEEQKAEQLAQQEQFLRVRPDSSIGERCFISPLAAIQVETLTLGRSSYISGHAYLTGTLLTGPNCTINPFCVIRGNIRLGHSVRIGAHTSMLAFNHTITDPDLPVFKQPTSQRGITIGDDVWIGSHVMVLDGITIGDRAVVGAGSIVTKDVPAGAIVAGNPATVRKWRVPELAPPTAASVPSSGPVPSGGPVSSGGPVPSGDPALAEQLRAFDQMVREQAEEVLARSWDAATGRYVDAPGHAPSVRAHCDAIEVAAYLTGDVPSQLSREEHVAWLRGLQDPASGMIAELDASGHPGPRVTDLSVDDAHYHVLCVGYALEVLGSSLPHPIHAVDELGADGVIALLDSLPWRGSPWRSSNVADMLGTAVLWNTRAGTPHSAATAAGLFGWLHTHVDPRTGMWGADDPRSGRLETVNGFYRTARGSFAQFGLPLPHPERVVDTVLAHAQDARYFAADRQNACNVLDVAHPLWLAGRMSDYRQQEIRQVAARLLADALSHWRPGEGFAFAADSGTGRDPLAETPGLRGTEMWLAIVWYLADLLGVSRSLSYRPAGVHRPEPAGSLTSQ; the protein is encoded by the coding sequence ATGAGCGAGACCAGGACCGGTATCGAGACGAACCCCTTCGACCGCGACCACTACGACTACTCCTCCTGGTTCTTCTGGGTTGAGGCCAGTGAAGAGCAGAAGGCCGAGCAGCTCGCCCAGCAAGAGCAGTTCCTGCGCGTGCGGCCGGACTCCTCGATCGGTGAGCGCTGCTTCATCTCACCGCTGGCCGCCATCCAGGTAGAGACGCTGACGCTCGGGCGCAGCTCCTACATCTCCGGCCACGCCTACTTGACGGGCACGCTGCTGACGGGCCCGAACTGCACGATCAACCCGTTCTGCGTGATCCGGGGCAACATCCGGCTCGGCCACTCGGTGCGGATCGGCGCCCACACGTCGATGCTGGCCTTCAACCACACGATCACCGACCCGGACCTGCCCGTCTTCAAGCAGCCGACCTCCCAGCGGGGCATCACCATCGGCGACGACGTCTGGATCGGTTCGCACGTGATGGTCCTGGACGGGATCACGATCGGTGACCGCGCCGTCGTCGGAGCTGGGTCGATCGTGACCAAGGACGTGCCGGCCGGGGCGATCGTCGCCGGGAACCCGGCGACGGTGCGCAAGTGGCGGGTGCCCGAGCTCGCTCCGCCCACGGCCGCCTCTGTGCCCTCCAGTGGACCTGTGCCCTCCGGTGGACCTGTGTCCTCCGGTGGACCTGTGCCGTCGGGTGATCCCGCGCTGGCTGAGCAGCTGCGCGCGTTCGACCAGATGGTGCGCGAGCAGGCGGAGGAAGTGCTCGCGAGATCCTGGGACGCGGCCACCGGCCGGTACGTCGATGCGCCGGGGCACGCGCCGTCGGTACGCGCCCATTGCGACGCGATCGAGGTGGCGGCCTACCTGACCGGCGACGTCCCGTCACAGCTGAGCCGCGAAGAGCACGTCGCGTGGCTACGCGGGCTGCAGGACCCGGCCTCCGGCATGATCGCCGAGCTCGATGCCTCCGGGCACCCCGGGCCGAGAGTGACCGATCTGAGCGTCGACGATGCGCATTATCACGTGCTATGCGTGGGGTATGCGCTCGAGGTGCTCGGGTCCAGCCTGCCTCACCCGATCCACGCAGTGGACGAGCTCGGTGCCGATGGAGTGATCGCGCTGCTGGATTCACTCCCCTGGCGCGGGAGTCCGTGGCGCAGCAGCAACGTCGCCGACATGCTCGGGACGGCGGTGCTGTGGAATACCCGCGCCGGCACACCACACAGTGCCGCCACCGCGGCCGGGCTGTTCGGCTGGTTGCACACCCACGTGGACCCGAGGACGGGGATGTGGGGCGCCGACGACCCGCGCTCGGGCCGGCTGGAGACCGTGAATGGCTTCTATCGCACGGCGCGAGGGTCGTTCGCCCAGTTCGGGCTGCCCCTGCCGCACCCCGAGCGCGTCGTGGACACGGTGCTTGCGCACGCTCAGGATGCCCGTTACTTCGCGGCTGATCGCCAGAACGCCTGCAACGTGCTGGATGTGGCGCATCCGCTCTGGCTTGCGGGTCGCATGAGTGACTACCGCCAGCAGGAGATCCGGCAGGTGGCCGCGCGCCTGCTCGCTGACGCCCTGAGCCACTGGCGCCCCGGTGAGGGGTTCGCGTTCGCCGCCGACTCCGGGACAGGGCGGGACCCACTGGCCGAGACCCCCGGCCTGCGCGGGACCGAGATGTGGTTGGCCATCGTCTGGTACCTCGCCGACCTGCTCGGCGTGAGTCGATCGCTGAGCTACCGGCCGGCCGGCGTTCATCGCCCCGAGCCTGCGGGCTCCTTGACGTCACAGTGA